TGAGGGCAAAGCAGCCCCCAAGCCATGCCCCGACACGTCCAACAAATACATGACTAAATAGTCTGGATCGAGCCAGTAACAATCAAAACAATCACCTCCCAATTGTCGCGACGGAATAAAGCGCGAATGGAGGGATACTTTGCCTGTAAAGGATGTTGGTAGAAGAGATTGCACGTAGGTTGCTGCCTCTGCAAATTCGGCTTCTAAAATCTGCTTTTGTCGTTGCAGATCAATGTTGACCTGATGAAGGCGTAACCCTGCTCTGACCCGGGCTTGCAATTCGCTGATCTCAATGGGTTTAGAGAGAAAATCATCTGCACCTGTATCCAACCCTTTGACTCGATCCTCCAGTGCTCCTCGTGCAGTCAACAAAATAAAGAAGGTAGCCGAGAGGGTTGGTTCAGCTTTGACCAGGCGACAAACCTCTAACCCATCAATAATGGGCATCATCCAATCACAGATGATCAACGCTGGACAAAGTTGTCGTGCTAGAGTAATCCCTTCTTCGCCATTAGTGGCTTCTATGACTTCATAGCCGTGAGTTTTGAGCGATCGCTTGAGAATCAACCGAATCGTTGGGTCGTCATCAATGACGAGAATTTGAGCCATGATTACTGCATCATTATTTAAAAGTTCATAATTGATTTGTCTTAGACCCTGATTTTTTAAATAGTTATGCTTAGAGAAGCTAAATTTGCTGTTGGGTAATTGATAGGATTGAAGCTACAAAGGAAAGCAGTAGAGTTCAATTAATAATCCCTCAGCGAAAGGATTTTGTAAATTGCAATCACCTTTGAAAGCTCAACTTCGCGCTAATACCGATCTTCATGCTCTGGCTCAAGTTTTAGCATGGTTTGATCAATTTAACCATTCCATGATTCCACATCCAGTCTGGTTGCAGTGCCAACTTGCGCTAGCAGAAGGGTTTACAAACGCAGTTCGTCATGCCCATAGAGGTCAACCGAACGATACGGCGATCGACATTGAAGTGACGATTTCAGATGGTTGTTTAGAAATCCGAATCTGGGACGTTGGAGCAGGATTTGACTTGGAAAAAACCCTGGCTAAGTTGTCGCAAGAGGTGAATTATGAAGCCGAAGGAGGACGAGGTCTGAAGTTGATGAAACGGATGGCAGATGTATTAACCTACACTCGAACGGATGATGAACGAAATTGCTTATTAGTCATCAAGAAATTTTAGGCTAATTGTTAATAGATAGCGATTCAATCAACTCCTCTAATTGCTTTAGAGCCTGTTCCAAGCTCTCTACGAATGGGTTGATGGTTGTTATTTCTTTAAAGAAAACCTGCTCTTCTAGTAAGTCGGCTGTAGTTTGAATTGATGTAATGCCCATATTGGCACTCGCTCCTTTAATGTGGTGGGCAATTTGTTTGATTTCCAGGAAGTCCTCAAGGGCGATCGCTCGCCTCAACTGTTTAATTTGAGTGTGAGTATCAGTCGTAAAGAGTTGGAGTAACTCTAACTCAAAGGCAGTGTTGCCATCAGCAATTTGGTGAAGATGCGCCCAATCTATCATTCGTGATTAACCGTAATCCTTGATCCAGATCTTGTTAACTAGATGCAATCAATTCAAGTTTGCTTGCATGATGACCACTGTGTCCCTACTCATCTGCAATCAACCAGGCAAACAGTGCCAAAATAATCGCGAGATTGCCCCATCCCGGTAAGCTAAACCAGCTTAAAACGTGTTGAACTACGGATATAAAGTCCACAAATAGCAAAGTCAGGAATAAGCTTACAGCGAGTAGAAAAAACTCCATTATTGATGATTGTTTGAGTAGTGGTATAAACCTGATATTCAGAACTACTGATGATCTATTTACATACCAGAACCGAAATTTCTGGAAGAATTAGCTGATTGAATAGCTCTCTAAACTGTCTTGCTGGATCTCAGACCAACAGTGATTATCCTTCGTATTCACTATTAATCTCAATATCTAATGTATCCTCATCAATCACAACATACAAAACATTAGGACGACAACAGACCTGGCAATCCTCCACATAGGATTGTTGCCCTCCGGCACTCACATCCACAAAGGTCAGGTTAGGCTCACCACAATAGGCACAACTAAACTCGGCTGTATTTTCCATTACTACGAGGTCGGCTTACTTTAATCATTATTGTCAGTTTGATAATTCCAAACAAGTAGGGTTTTAGTGAGGATTTGGTGGGTTGTGATCTGTTTTTTATCCCACAAAATGCTGAGGTTGACCCACTTTGTTAATGCCTGGTAGACGTTAATGCTTGGTAGACAAGGATGCTAGTTGCGATCGATGTAGCGCAGCTTCTACAGCTTGTTGTTGGTCGCGCCGCGTGATCCAGCGGTGGTAAGTGCGGGTATGAACCGTAACCGAGTGCCCCATCATCCGGGCGGCGACTGTATCGGGTAAGCCAATGTGGATTGTTCGCACTGCCCAGGCATGGCGCAGGTCATAGGGGGAGAAGGGCAGATTGTACCGCCGAAATTGCACGCTAACTAATTGCCCAATGCGTTGCAGGGTGGTTTGGGTCAGATCTGTGTTTACTGGGGGTAACTCAACCTGGCGCAGGTTGAATCGCTCCACCCAATCCGGGTAAAAGGGCCACACTTCATGATGTCCTGTTTTGGTCGTGTCGAGAACTTCAATCGAGGCTTCTCGGTTACCCTGTTGCAAGGCAGTGTAATCGCAAAAGAAAACCTCATGGTTTCGCAAACCATAGGTTGCCATGATGCCGTAGACAAATCGCCAGGTTGGGTTGGGGATGGTGTCGTAGACAGCCAAAATTTCTTCATCGGAGGGCAGATCGCGGGCTTGGGTTTGGCTCACGCCATAATTCCCCCAAAACGATTTCAGGTCGGTGGGTAACTCGATGTCTAAAAAGCTGGCGAAGGCTCCCAGAGCAGTGCAACAGATTTGCCGACTGCGGGAATTAGCCTTGGTGGCTTGAACGGTGGCGTAGATTGCTTCTGGCAGACTCAAGTTGGAGCGGGACTGGGCGATCGCCTGTAGTTTTCGTAAATAGGGTTCATAGGCGGTTGTCCAGGTCGCTTTAGCCGAAGCGGCTTTGGTGCGGTGAGACTGTGCCAAAAAGTGTTGCTGGAAGGCTTGAACCTGTTCTGCCAGATCCATCTGGTTGAGCCGTTTGCCTCCGCCCACCATCAGATAAGGTTTCCAGCTAAAGGTATTCTGAATGAGTTGTGCAGCAATGATCTTGGCTTCTTGCTCTGCTTGTTTCAACCCAGTGGGCGTAGCAGGAAGGTTGAGGCTGAGCCGTTGTTGATGGGGACGCAGGCGATCGCTACCCGGACGAGGAGGCAACGTTCCCCGCAGGCTCAACTTTTCACCCCGACGTTCGACCTGCAAGCCTAACTGTGCCGATTTGAGGCGTTGATTGATCTGCAAAATCCGGGTGTCAATGGAAGATAAATCCGTCATGAAATGTTGAAAATGGAGGTTAGATAGGGCTAAGTTTTAAGGTGAATTTAAGCTATAAACAACTCTAATAGGTGTGATAGAGTCTTTGCTGTTGCAAGATGTTTGCAATAGGGTTTCCATTGTTAAAATTATTGAAAAATATTAAAACGCTAGGGAACGTGTAATCACTATGGGTCGTTTTGGGGTTTTACTGCTCAACTTGGGGGGACCAGATCAATTGGAGGACGTTCGTCCATTCCTATTTAATCTGTTCTCTGACCCAGAAATCATCCGGTTGCCTTTCCCATGGCTGCAAAAGCCCCTGGCATGGTTTATTTCGACCTCTCGCGCCCGCAAGTCGCAGGAAAACTATAAGCAGATTGGGGGCGGTTCTCCGTTGCGCCGCATCACGGAAGAGCAAGCCCAGGCGTTGCAGGAAGCCCTGAAGCACAAGGGACACGACGCGCAGGTTTATGTGGGGATGCGCTATTGGTATCCGTTCACGGAGGAGGCGATCGCCCGCATCAAGCGCGATGGCGTTGATCAACTCGTGATTTTGCCCCTATATCCTCAGTTTTCGATTAGCACGAGCGGTTCTAGTTTTCGGTTGTTAGATGACCTCTGGAAAGAAGACCCTGCGCTGCAAAAGGTGGAGCATACGGTCATCCCCTCCTGGTATGACAGCCCTGGCTACTTACAGGCGATGGCTCAGTTGATTGCCCAAGAGTTAGACCAATTTCCTAACCCCGATGCCGTTCATATTTTCTT
The window above is part of the Oscillatoria sp. FACHB-1407 genome. Proteins encoded here:
- a CDS encoding ATP-binding protein, with product MKAQLRANTDLHALAQVLAWFDQFNHSMIPHPVWLQCQLALAEGFTNAVRHAHRGQPNDTAIDIEVTISDGCLEIRIWDVGAGFDLEKTLAKLSQEVNYEAEGGRGLKLMKRMADVLTYTRTDDERNCLLVIKKF
- a CDS encoding site-specific integrase, whose amino-acid sequence is MTDLSSIDTRILQINQRLKSAQLGLQVERRGEKLSLRGTLPPRPGSDRLRPHQQRLSLNLPATPTGLKQAEQEAKIIAAQLIQNTFSWKPYLMVGGGKRLNQMDLAEQVQAFQQHFLAQSHRTKAASAKATWTTAYEPYLRKLQAIAQSRSNLSLPEAIYATVQATKANSRSRQICCTALGAFASFLDIELPTDLKSFWGNYGVSQTQARDLPSDEEILAVYDTIPNPTWRFVYGIMATYGLRNHEVFFCDYTALQQGNREASIEVLDTTKTGHHEVWPFYPDWVERFNLRQVELPPVNTDLTQTTLQRIGQLVSVQFRRYNLPFSPYDLRHAWAVRTIHIGLPDTVAARMMGHSVTVHTRTYHRWITRRDQQQAVEAALHRSQLASLSTKH
- a CDS encoding Hpt domain-containing protein — encoded protein: MIDWAHLHQIADGNTAFELELLQLFTTDTHTQIKQLRRAIALEDFLEIKQIAHHIKGASANMGITSIQTTADLLEEQVFFKEITTINPFVESLEQALKQLEELIESLSINN
- a CDS encoding CPXCG motif-containing cysteine-rich protein produces the protein MENTAEFSCAYCGEPNLTFVDVSAGGQQSYVEDCQVCCRPNVLYVVIDEDTLDIEINSEYEG
- a CDS encoding PP2C family protein-serine/threonine phosphatase, whose translation is MAQILVIDDDPTIRLILKRSLKTHGYEVIEATNGEEGITLARQLCPALIICDWMMPIIDGLEVCRLVKAEPTLSATFFILLTARGALEDRVKGLDTGADDFLSKPIEISELQARVRAGLRLHQVNIDLQRQKQILEAEFAEAATYVQSLLPTSFTGKVSLHSRFIPSRQLGGDCFDCYWLDPDYLVMYLLDVSGHGLGAALPSITVLNLLRSQSLPDANFYQPHDVLRVLNETFQMDSQNDKYFTIWYGVYNHAKRQLTYASAGHPPAVLVSPTADTTPQVKQLRTFGLPIGMVADTTYSSERQDVPVNSTLYVFSDGIYDFNQTDMDAWGLNHFIHLLTTVNDTSDLDEILRKVRELNQIDTFDDDLSLLRLNFN